The following proteins are encoded in a genomic region of Asterias amurensis chromosome 5, ASM3211899v1:
- the LOC139937387 gene encoding uncharacterized protein yields the protein MASMPKFFDDDDVPSCYDDQRQIIDVEGSEPSVLEYTDSSALMPGSDITLTRLNTDESEQEHNFFSLDFEIEGNGSCESNLIKTQFLPEEQTNLNLQRHTTFGGESPMSWTASMSGSEPRSPTSSHSDDSGGDDLLEYLLKDSSIKVEPQLPKVLDLPTDLSNISSRTRQQRQTRSSSSRGQAHDDGNDATRGVSKQKGPWGNTKLRNTSKNAIMARENRQRKKAFIQNLIDSNKELTDENVTLKKEAVAVQKKISSLEEEVKYLHKVLFNQSALAGLLKKFDQKEVRLNTSHLGDETEEGSSPSCSGGVCLHVNGTNATLKMCARCARDDQP from the coding sequence ATGGCGTCGATGCCTAAGTTCTTTGATGACGATGATGTACCGTCTTGTTACGACGATCAACGTCAGATTATAGACGTAGAGGGTTCAGAACCGTCAGTTCTTGAGTACACAGACTCTAGTGCTCTCATGCCAGGTTCTGACATCACTCTGACCCGACTAAACACAGACGAAAGTGAGCAAGAACATAATTTCTTCAGTCTTGATTTTGAAATTGAAGGTAATGGAAGTTGTGAAAGCAACTTGATTAAAACACAGTTTCTACCGGAAGAGCAGACTAACTTGAACTTGCAGAGGCACACTACATTTGGCGGCGAATCCCCGATGTCCTGGACAGCATCCATGTCGGGTTCGGAGCCACGCAGTCCCACATCATCGCACTCTGATGACAGTGGTGGAGATGACTTGCTGGAGTATCTTTTGAAAGACTCGAGCATCAAGGTTGAGCCGCAATTGCCGAAAGTATTAGATCTACCAACGGATCTGTCCAACATCTCGTCCAGGACAAGACAGCAGAGGCAAACACGCAGCAGCAGCAGTCGTGGCCAGGCCCATGATGATGGCAATGATGCCACCCGGGGTGTTTCCAAGCAGAAAGGCCCGTGGGGAAACACCAAACTGAGAAACACTAGCAAGAACGCCATCATGGCACGGGAAAACCGCCAGAGGAAAAAGGCTTTCATACAGAATCTGATAGATTCCAACAAGGAGCTCACCGACGAGAACGTTACTCTCAAAAAAGAAGCTGTTGCAGTCCAGAAGAAGATCAGCTCCTTGGAGGAAGAGGTCAAGTATCTCCACAAAGTGTTGTTCAACCAAAGTGCCCTGGCGGGTTTACTCAAGAAATTTGATCAGAAAGAAGTCCGACTGAACACCAGCCACCTTGGAGACGAGACGGAGGAAGGAAGCTCGCCCTCTTGCAGCGGAGGTGTATGTCTTCACGTTAACGGCACCAATGCTACCCTGAAGATGTGCGCCAGATGTGCTCGAGATGACCAGCCTTGA